The Pelmatolapia mariae isolate MD_Pm_ZW linkage group LG10_11, Pm_UMD_F_2, whole genome shotgun sequence genome includes a region encoding these proteins:
- the m6pr gene encoding cation-dependent mannose-6-phosphate receptor produces the protein MKVFSSCRGISFLVWIVAFHLVLSVSGVYSVKSTKDCSLISHSPLQRKVLERLEPLVGKNFTAEDTASNESYTYVFQLCGDAGGVRDAGVIQVDKKQKTTVIGKYTNTRAIGGSDWVMLIYESGENYTSHCNKEERKANIMISCDRNVKVSKLEVGLEERGKKEDCFYLFELDTSSVCPVIESKLSTGSIILIIGFSLLAVYLVGGFLYQRVIVGAKGVEQFPNYAFWVEFGNLTADGCDFVCRSRKREESPAYRGVATDNLQEEPEERDDHLLPM, from the exons ATGAAG GTGTTCAGTAGCTGCAGAGGAATCTCGTTCCTCGTGTGGATCGTGGCATTTCATCTGGTCCTCTCTGTGAGTGGGGTGTATAGTGTGAAGAGCACCAAAGACTGCTCACTGATATCTCACAGTCCATTACAGCGGAAAGTTCTGGAGCGACTAGAGCCGCTCGTAGGAAAGAA CTTTACAGCTGAGGACACGGCTTCGAACGAGAGCTACACGTATGTGTTCCAGCTATGTGGGGATGCAGGGGGTGTTCGCGATGCTGGGGTTATTCAAGTGGACAAGAAACAGAAGACAACAGTGATTGGCAAATACACGAATACACGGGCCATTGGAGGAA GTGACTGGGTGATGCTGATCTACGAAAGTGGTGAAAATTACACTTCACACTGCAATAAGGAAGAAAGGAAAGCCAACATTATGATCTCTTGCGACAGGAATGTAAAAGTG AGTAAGCTAGAGGTGGGTCTGGAGGAAAGGGGAAAGAAGGAAGACTGTTTCTACCTGTTTGAGTTGGACACCAGTTCAGTGTGTCCAGTAATTGAGTCCAAGCTCAGCACTGGCTCCATTATTCTCATCAT TGGTTTCTCTCTTCTGGCTGTTTACCTTGTTGGAGGTTTCCTCTACCAGCGAGTGATCGTTGGCGCTAAAGGGGTGGAGCAATTCCCCAATTATGCTTTTTGGGTGGAGTTTGGAAACCTGACAGCG GATGGATGTGACTTTGTATGCCGGTCGCGCAAGCGAGAGGAATCGCCAGCTTACAGGGGAGTGGCTACAGACAATTTACAGGAAGAGCCAGAGGAGAGAGATGACCACTTGCTGCCTATGTGA
- the phc1 gene encoding polyhomeotic-like protein 1 isoform X1 has translation MLGSLKANMDAGEDQNTGTNNGNSQTSGNSHAPQIARMSLYERQAVQALQALQRQPNAAQYFQQLMLQQQIANSAQFHNLAAVQQATLAASRQSNTPSSSISQVPTTVNLSTTSAGGTMSSPRPHGPATSATKTAINQSVLLGGNSAGPGQMYLRVNRSQLIFMPGGPATATVTAVAQTQPQQQQHEVASTGASTQSDNDQVQNLALHCASTTKSVAVKSELPERKDASGFPLGQQQQQQQSFPQTVQQQQVQPQQQQQIAKSSFTQQSATNPLTVKTGNQAAMTVTPASSVAPSSTSSPGLPLSQLLLTPSAAPVILVPTSNVPTSTQGYPIGSVAPKANVNTQTLVVQPLQQSSTNVDKGPVPIQPKTAQGHRLPLQLPPRHPPPILPAPPSNNQSTAAGHNPPHIPVQLVGARQGLAGSVQAVALAHARNSTAQESPSGGNVGAASSNSTMTKAPLGSLKRKYDCDGLNEMTESSDSAPMKDSAPPLSPAPTKDSAPPSEAAFSSPPTLSLPLPLSRVGHGDKDRAPVPQAVVKPQVLTHVIEGFVIQEGAEPFPVARLPKDGDFALVGCTENGPPLLKCEYCGNLAPASQFRGSKRFCTNTCAKRYNVSCSQHYKSSRGRTAAGLAPNPAPTESTARRRGSTRRSSSNITSNKISTKHLPVKFNSESSRSDEVSSDGEEDDSPSLSPSSSRSCSRAEHSALQSDSSAPGSLPLEGAGFLSSTPSQWSVDEVYRFISSLQGCEELAAQFQSQEIDGQALLLLREDHLISTMNIKLGPALKICASINSLRE, from the exons ATGCTTGGATCACTAAAAG CAAACATGGATGCAGGTGAAGACCAAAATACAGGCACCAACAATGGAAATTCTCAGACAAGTGGCAATTCTCATGCACCACAGATAGCCCGCATGTCTCTGTATGAGAGACAGGCTGTACAG GCTCTGCAAGCTCTGCAAAGACAGCCTAATGCTGCTCAGTACTTCCAGCAGCtcatgctgcagcagcagatcgCAAATAGTGCTCAGTTCCACAACTTAGCTGCTGTGCAACAG GCCACACTTGCTGCTAGTCGCCAGTCCAATACTCCAAGTAGCAGCATCTCCCAAGTGCCCACCACT GTCAATCTAAGCACCACCTCTGCGGGAGGGACTATGTCCAGTCCTCGTCCTCATGGTCCGGCCACCTCTGCAACCAAAACTGCTATCAACCAGTCAGTGCTGCTGGGTGGAAATTCAGCAGGACCGGGACAGATGTATCTTAGA GTCAACCGTTCTCAGCTCATCTTCATGCCTGGTGGCCCAGCAACTGCTACTGTTACAGCAGTTGCTCAAACTCAGCCCCAGCAGCAACAGCACGAAGTTGCTTCTACCGGTGCTAGCACCCAGTCTGACAATGATCAG GTGCAGAACCTTGCCTTACACTGTGCTTCCACAACCAAATCAGTTGCTGTTAAATCTGAGCTTCCAGAAAGGAAAGATGCATCTGGCTTTCCTCTTggtcagcagcagcaacaacaacagagtTTCCCACAGACAGTTCAGCAGCAACAAGTGCAaccacaacagcaacaacaaattgCCAAGAGCAGCTTTACACAACAGTCTGCCACAAATCCACTGACTGTAAAGACTGGAAATCAGGCTGCCATGACTGTAACTCCTGCTTCTTCTGTAGCTCCTTCATCCACTTCCTCTCCAGGACTCCCTCTCTCCCAACTCCTCCTGACCCCCTCTGCTGCACCGGTGATCCTAGTACCCACGTCAAATGTTCCTACCTCCACCCAGGGCTACCCTATTGGCTCAGTGGCACCAAAGGCGAATGTTAACACTCAAACTCTGGTGGTGCAACCCCTGCAACAGTCCAGCACTAATGTAGACAAAGGTCCTGTTCCAATACAGCCCAAGACAGCTCAGGGACACCGTTTACCTTTGCAGCTGCCCCCTCGACACCCACCGCCCATTCTCCCAGCTCCACCTAGCAATAATCAGTCCACTGCTGCAGGTCACAACCCTCCTCACATCCCTGTCCAGCTCGTGGGAGCCAGGCAGGGCTTAGCAGGAAGTGTGCAAGCTGTGGCCCTGGCACATGCACGAAATAGCACAGCCCAGGAAAGTCCATCTGGTGGGAATGTTGGCGCGGCCTCCAGCAACAGTACTATG ACAAAAGCTCCTCTTGGCTCTCTCAAGAGGAAATATGACTGTGATGGCCTGAATGAGATGACAGAATCTTCAGACTCAGCACCCATGAAAGACTCGGCTCCTCCTTTATCTCCTGCACCTACAAAGGACTCGG CTCCTCCTTCAGAAGCTGCCTTCTCATCTCCTCCCACGCTTTCTTTGCCTCTCCCATTGTCAAGAGTAGGGCACGGGGACAAAGACAGAGCACCTGTTCCCCAGGCTGTCGTCAAACCACAAGTTCTCACTCATGTTATTGAGGGCTTTGTGATTCAGGAGGGAGCTGAGCCCTTCCCT GTTGCTCGGCTTCCCAAAGACGGAGATTTTGCCCTGGTTGGCTGCACAGAAAATGGACCTCCAT TGTTGAAGTGTGAATACTGTGGAAACcttgctccagccagccagttCAGAGGATCAAAGAGGTTCTGTACTAATACTTGCGCCAAAAG GTATAATGTAAGCTGCAGCCAGCACTACAAATCCAGCAGAGGGAGAACGGCTGCAGGGCTGGCACCAAATCCAGCACCCACAGAGAGCACTGCTAGGCGTAGGGGCTCCACTCGCAGGAGCAGTTCTAATATCACCTCTAATAAAATATCAACCAAGCATCTACCTGTCAAG TTTAACTCCGAGTCCAGTCGTTCAGATGAAGTGTCCAGCGATGGCGAAGAAGACGATTCTCCTTCACTGTCCCCGAGTTCTTCCCGCTCCTGCTCAAGAGCCGAGCACAGCGCTCTCCAGTCTGACAGCTCAGCTCCTGGAAGTCTTCCACTAGAGGGGGCTGGCTTCCTGTCTTCAACTCCTTCCCAGTGGAGTGTGGACGAAGTCTACAGGTTTATCTCCTCACTTCAAG GTTGTGAGGAGCTGGCTGCCCAGTTTCAGTCTCAGGAAATAGACGGGCAGGCGCTGCTGCTTTTGCGTGAGGACCATCTCATCTCCACCATGAACATCAAGCTGGGTCCCGCTCTCAAGATCTGTGCCTCCATCAACAGCCTGCGTGAGTAA
- the phc1 gene encoding polyhomeotic-like protein 1 isoform X2, which produces MDAGEDQNTGTNNGNSQTSGNSHAPQIARMSLYERQAVQALQALQRQPNAAQYFQQLMLQQQIANSAQFHNLAAVQQATLAASRQSNTPSSSISQVPTTVNLSTTSAGGTMSSPRPHGPATSATKTAINQSVLLGGNSAGPGQMYLRVNRSQLIFMPGGPATATVTAVAQTQPQQQQHEVASTGASTQSDNDQVQNLALHCASTTKSVAVKSELPERKDASGFPLGQQQQQQQSFPQTVQQQQVQPQQQQQIAKSSFTQQSATNPLTVKTGNQAAMTVTPASSVAPSSTSSPGLPLSQLLLTPSAAPVILVPTSNVPTSTQGYPIGSVAPKANVNTQTLVVQPLQQSSTNVDKGPVPIQPKTAQGHRLPLQLPPRHPPPILPAPPSNNQSTAAGHNPPHIPVQLVGARQGLAGSVQAVALAHARNSTAQESPSGGNVGAASSNSTMTKAPLGSLKRKYDCDGLNEMTESSDSAPMKDSAPPLSPAPTKDSAPPSEAAFSSPPTLSLPLPLSRVGHGDKDRAPVPQAVVKPQVLTHVIEGFVIQEGAEPFPVARLPKDGDFALVGCTENGPPLLKCEYCGNLAPASQFRGSKRFCTNTCAKRYNVSCSQHYKSSRGRTAAGLAPNPAPTESTARRRGSTRRSSSNITSNKISTKHLPVKFNSESSRSDEVSSDGEEDDSPSLSPSSSRSCSRAEHSALQSDSSAPGSLPLEGAGFLSSTPSQWSVDEVYRFISSLQGCEELAAQFQSQEIDGQALLLLREDHLISTMNIKLGPALKICASINSLRE; this is translated from the exons ATGGATGCAGGTGAAGACCAAAATACAGGCACCAACAATGGAAATTCTCAGACAAGTGGCAATTCTCATGCACCACAGATAGCCCGCATGTCTCTGTATGAGAGACAGGCTGTACAG GCTCTGCAAGCTCTGCAAAGACAGCCTAATGCTGCTCAGTACTTCCAGCAGCtcatgctgcagcagcagatcgCAAATAGTGCTCAGTTCCACAACTTAGCTGCTGTGCAACAG GCCACACTTGCTGCTAGTCGCCAGTCCAATACTCCAAGTAGCAGCATCTCCCAAGTGCCCACCACT GTCAATCTAAGCACCACCTCTGCGGGAGGGACTATGTCCAGTCCTCGTCCTCATGGTCCGGCCACCTCTGCAACCAAAACTGCTATCAACCAGTCAGTGCTGCTGGGTGGAAATTCAGCAGGACCGGGACAGATGTATCTTAGA GTCAACCGTTCTCAGCTCATCTTCATGCCTGGTGGCCCAGCAACTGCTACTGTTACAGCAGTTGCTCAAACTCAGCCCCAGCAGCAACAGCACGAAGTTGCTTCTACCGGTGCTAGCACCCAGTCTGACAATGATCAG GTGCAGAACCTTGCCTTACACTGTGCTTCCACAACCAAATCAGTTGCTGTTAAATCTGAGCTTCCAGAAAGGAAAGATGCATCTGGCTTTCCTCTTggtcagcagcagcaacaacaacagagtTTCCCACAGACAGTTCAGCAGCAACAAGTGCAaccacaacagcaacaacaaattgCCAAGAGCAGCTTTACACAACAGTCTGCCACAAATCCACTGACTGTAAAGACTGGAAATCAGGCTGCCATGACTGTAACTCCTGCTTCTTCTGTAGCTCCTTCATCCACTTCCTCTCCAGGACTCCCTCTCTCCCAACTCCTCCTGACCCCCTCTGCTGCACCGGTGATCCTAGTACCCACGTCAAATGTTCCTACCTCCACCCAGGGCTACCCTATTGGCTCAGTGGCACCAAAGGCGAATGTTAACACTCAAACTCTGGTGGTGCAACCCCTGCAACAGTCCAGCACTAATGTAGACAAAGGTCCTGTTCCAATACAGCCCAAGACAGCTCAGGGACACCGTTTACCTTTGCAGCTGCCCCCTCGACACCCACCGCCCATTCTCCCAGCTCCACCTAGCAATAATCAGTCCACTGCTGCAGGTCACAACCCTCCTCACATCCCTGTCCAGCTCGTGGGAGCCAGGCAGGGCTTAGCAGGAAGTGTGCAAGCTGTGGCCCTGGCACATGCACGAAATAGCACAGCCCAGGAAAGTCCATCTGGTGGGAATGTTGGCGCGGCCTCCAGCAACAGTACTATG ACAAAAGCTCCTCTTGGCTCTCTCAAGAGGAAATATGACTGTGATGGCCTGAATGAGATGACAGAATCTTCAGACTCAGCACCCATGAAAGACTCGGCTCCTCCTTTATCTCCTGCACCTACAAAGGACTCGG CTCCTCCTTCAGAAGCTGCCTTCTCATCTCCTCCCACGCTTTCTTTGCCTCTCCCATTGTCAAGAGTAGGGCACGGGGACAAAGACAGAGCACCTGTTCCCCAGGCTGTCGTCAAACCACAAGTTCTCACTCATGTTATTGAGGGCTTTGTGATTCAGGAGGGAGCTGAGCCCTTCCCT GTTGCTCGGCTTCCCAAAGACGGAGATTTTGCCCTGGTTGGCTGCACAGAAAATGGACCTCCAT TGTTGAAGTGTGAATACTGTGGAAACcttgctccagccagccagttCAGAGGATCAAAGAGGTTCTGTACTAATACTTGCGCCAAAAG GTATAATGTAAGCTGCAGCCAGCACTACAAATCCAGCAGAGGGAGAACGGCTGCAGGGCTGGCACCAAATCCAGCACCCACAGAGAGCACTGCTAGGCGTAGGGGCTCCACTCGCAGGAGCAGTTCTAATATCACCTCTAATAAAATATCAACCAAGCATCTACCTGTCAAG TTTAACTCCGAGTCCAGTCGTTCAGATGAAGTGTCCAGCGATGGCGAAGAAGACGATTCTCCTTCACTGTCCCCGAGTTCTTCCCGCTCCTGCTCAAGAGCCGAGCACAGCGCTCTCCAGTCTGACAGCTCAGCTCCTGGAAGTCTTCCACTAGAGGGGGCTGGCTTCCTGTCTTCAACTCCTTCCCAGTGGAGTGTGGACGAAGTCTACAGGTTTATCTCCTCACTTCAAG GTTGTGAGGAGCTGGCTGCCCAGTTTCAGTCTCAGGAAATAGACGGGCAGGCGCTGCTGCTTTTGCGTGAGGACCATCTCATCTCCACCATGAACATCAAGCTGGGTCCCGCTCTCAAGATCTGTGCCTCCATCAACAGCCTGCGTGAGTAA